The stretch of DNA gatttcaataaaaatttcattattGAATGTGATGCCTCAGGGTGTGGTCTTGGTGCCATTCTTATGCAAGAAAGAAGACCTATTGCTTACTTTAGTAAGGCTTTAGGGGTCAGAAATTTAACTAAATCTGCATATGAAAAAGAATTGATGGCTGTGGTTTTGGCAATACAACACTGGAGACCCTATCTCATAGGAAGAAAATTCATAGTCTCTACTGACCAGAAAAGTTTGAAACAATTGCTGCAACAAAGGATGGTAACTGCTGAACAACAAAACTGGGCAGCTAAGTTACTTGGCTATGATTTTGAGATTATCTATAAGCCAGGGAAACTGAATAGAGGGGCAGATGCTCTCTCTAGAGTAGAAGAAAGTGGTGAATTGTGTCAAGTAATTACTAGTGTGCAATGGAATGATGAAGAGATAGTGAGAGCAGAAATTCAAGAAGATTCAAAACTGCAACAAATAATTAAGGATCTGCAGAAGGATGTGAACTCCAGACCTGGTTATGTGTACAGGCAGGGGGTGTTGTTGTATGAAGGGAGACTAGTGCTATCTGACAAATCCTCTTTAATTGATCAGTTATTGACAGAATTTCATGCTACTCCTCATGGTGGTCATTCTGGTTTTTACAGGACATATAGAAGAATAGCTGCAAATGTGTACTGGATAGGGATGAAGAATACAATCCAGGAATTTGTACGAGCATGTGACATATGTCAACGACAGAAATACTTGACCAGCTCACCTGGAGGCTTACTACAACCTCTCCCAATACCAGATCGTGTTTGGGAAGATCTTTCCATGGATTTCATAACTGGATTACCAAAATCCAAGGGTTATGAGGCCATTCTGGTAGTAGTAGACAGACTTTCAAAGTATGTTCATTTTGTACCTTTGAAGCACCCTTATACAGCAAAGGTCATTGCAGAAACCTTTGTAAGGGAAGTAGTAAGGTTACATGGAATCCCTCTGTCCATAGTGAGTGACAGGGATCCCATTTTCATGAGCAATTTTTGGAAAGAGTTGTTTAAGTTACAGGGCACCCAGCTGAAGATGAGTACAGCCTATCATCCAGAGACTGATGGCCAAACTGAAGTGGTGAATCGTTGTTTAGAAACCTATTTGAGGTGTTTTGTCACTGATCAACCAAAAACATGGTCAAATTGGATCTCTTGGGCTGAATATTGGTTCAATACCAGTTATCACAACTCTTCTGGCAAGACTCCTTATGAAGTGTTATATGGCAGAGTTCCACCAGTCATTACACGCTGGGTAAAGGGTGAAACTAGGGTGGAAGCAGTACAGAAAGAGCTTGAAGACAGGGATGAGGCTCTTAGACAACTCAGAGAGCAGCTACAAAAAGCCCAAGATAGGATGGCACAGTTGGCAAATAAGAAAAGATGTGACAGAAAGTTTGAGGTAGGAGAGTGGGTTTTTGTTAAGCTTAGAGCTCACAGGCAACACTCTGTAGTCTGTAGGATCAATGCTAAGCTTGCTGCAAGATACTATGGTCCATATCCTGTCCTTGCACGTGTTGGAGCAGTGGCCTATAAGCTGAAATTGCCAGCTGGATCACGTGTACACCCAATTTTTCATGTGTCCTTATTGAAAAAGGCTGTGGGGACCTACCAAGATGAGGAGGAGCTTCCTGAATTGGAGGGTGAACAGGGTACTTTGATTGAACCAGAAGATATTCTTGCAAGGAGATCTGTGCAAGTGCAGAATGAATGGGTTGATCAAGTTCTCATACATTGGAAAGGACAGAAATTAGAGGAAGCTACTTGGGAGGACACTGTCATGTTGAGAAGCCAATTTCCTCAATTCTGCCTTGAGGACAAGGGTGTGATTTCTGGAGGGAGTATTGTTAGGACTCAAACTCCAAATGATGACTCAGCTACCCAATCATTAGCTAATGATTATTCTGTGGGACCCAGAGAATGGTTAGTCTATTCTAGAAGAAGGAAAGCTGTCAAGAGTTAGTTACAAGTGAGGTGACGTGGGGAGAGAGAAGTACAAGGATAGAGTCATTCCTTCCACGATATAAGGAGCTAGATAGAGAGTTGAGAATTATCTTTTGATTATAGCTAAGTTGTTAGAATGGAAAGGCAAGTCTAACCTTGCTTTCACTGAGCTTAGCTCTGGTCAGATATTGTTAGGATCACAATCTCCTCATTATCTGTATTATTCTCCATCTTTTATTCATCAATAAAACTCTATTTCCTAGTTCTGTTTCATCATCATTTCACTATTTCCATCTATAATTTCTGGGTTCGTAACAAAACACAATTATTCTTGCCGAAGCTTGTGCAATTAAATAGACAACCAgaaaaatccaaatccaatgcAGAATAATAATGACAGTATAATAAATATCAAACAACAGAATTTTACGTGGAAAATCCTCTCAATGTGAGAGAATAAAAAACCACGGGACCAAAGCCAGATAAATCTTCCACTATGAATAATAATGAGTACACAATAGGAACAACAATACTCAAGAAAAGTAGAAACCAATTAACAACACAAATGGCCTATTAAAACACAAATAcaccttttttcttttctttttttctttctctttttctcctttttttttccctctttttttctctttctctttcacttttttttgtcttttcatttaatataatttgtGTGGATTCCACTTGAGGAGTGAATCCACCCAACACAAACTTAATAAGACGGTTCATATAAGTTCATTTCATATGAGAAATGACGAAACCTTACACTCAAGGAATAAACAATATTGAAGGACaataaaaaacacacacaaTAAAAAGCATAGCAAATTAGCAATGAAAATATAGTCTAATAACCAATAGGGGCACTTAAAACTGCCTCTTGTTGAATGATACTCTCCAAAACAGCTTCAGAGGATGTCAATTGATGCTTAAGATCTTCCGCAACTTGACTTAAAATATCTATCTTCAAACGCAAGTCTTCAACATCCTTGGTAACCTGTTTCTTGAAATCCAATAATTTTTCCAAAGCATCTGGAGATACTTGTATTTCAGGAAATAAAGCACGCCTCTCGACACCAGCCAACCATTCCTTATCAAAAGCAAAGTTGCGCGCATCTTGTAATAACTCCACAAATTCAGAGTGGCATGAGCCCGATACTTCCAACAAACTATGGGTTTCAAGGAACTTCAATAGCTCGGCAAGTAAGTTGTAAGCGCAACCCTTGTATCTATAACGAAGTGAAGTGTCCTTTAAACGAACGGAAGGATTCTCAACAAGAAAATCAGTTAACAAAGACAAGTTCTCGTAATCCAAATGATTGTTGGAGACCAATTCCTCAAGCTCCCTCTTGACAAGAGAAGGGTCACCTGAAAGTATAGGAAAGAATTATTATGCCAATTTGAGCAGAGCaagttaattaaatataaaacaaagtaataAGATACCTTTAGAAGGCATTGAAGGGAACTGAGATGCAATAGGAGATGTGATGCTAGGAGAGGAGGGTTTACATTTGGAcactattattttatcatcCTTAGAAAACTGTTCCTCAACATTTGAGTTTACTTTCATGAAAGCATCGCCATTTGGAGAAACTGAACAGCATGTAGAGAAGAAGAGAGTTCAAAATTAAAAGGCTGGAGagataatataagaaaataaaattgacacaaAAATTATTTACCTTGATCATTATTAGTCTTGGAAACTCCTTCTATCTCAACCTCAATACCCTGCAGTCCCTGCTCATAAATTAAAAAGgatgtttatgtttatagtaTAGTTAACTTTCCTACATTGGAAAGAGAGTCGAATTGCCTTTTGTTTAGAAGCAACCACTTGTATAGGTGGCTCATTCTTTGTTCCTGAAATGGTGGACATAGTTGCAACTGCTGTTTTTTCTGATGTTGATCCATCCAACTAATTCCATAGCATGAAAATGTAAATTAGTGGCagcatataatatttaaataaaattatttcttaaaatatttCTTGTTAGCTTTATATTACATTATTTACTTGAGAAGGTTTGATGATAGTATCAGTTTCTCTAAGTGATTGTTCATTCAGCAACTCCTATAATGAGATCGAAATTATTAATTACAAGCATTACTATATAAGAGCTTAGACTATAAATTTGACATGGCATTCAAATTACTTCAGAATTTGTTGGTAGTAGTAGTATTGCTAAATCCATAACATTTTTAACAAACTCATGCTCTGCCTTTGGTGTTTGTTTCATTTGTATTTgctcaaaattattaattacaTGTATTACTATGTAAGGGCTTAGTCTATAAATTTGACATGGCCTGCAAATTACTTACTTTTGAATTTGTTGGTAGTATTGCTAAATCTTCTAATTTTTGAGAAGGATCCCCTGAAAGTATACGAAAGAATCATTATGccaatttgattaaaaataaaacaaagcaaTAGAATACCTTTAGATGCAACAGGAGATGTGATCCTCGGAGATGGTTCAGATTTGGAAACTATTATTTCATCATCCTTAGAAAATTGTTCCTCAACATATGAGTTTACTTTCATCAAAGCATCGCcattcactactagaaaaatcaaatttagaGAGGGAACAAATCCGTCACTAAATCAACAAATTCCCTCACAAACTGAGTTAGCGACGGATTTAGTGAGGCACCAAAATCCGTAAAGAAAATGAGCGTCGCAAAATATTTGTGAGGGATTTTGACATCCGTGGCAGTTTGCGACGGATTTGTACCGTCTCAAAGATCAAATCCGTCACTATTTTGTAAACCAAAATTCAACTTGAGAGCATATTTCCGTAACTAATAGTGAGGGATTTTATGAGGGAAATATTTATGAGGGAATATTTCCGTCACTAATATAAAAGAATGTATTTTTGTGAGGGATTGTTTCCCTCTctaatatataacaaaaaagtAAATCAGTCACCTGgtttttcattttctaatgtgttttttaaattatttttttaataatttaattgcaTCCATAAGTATCATATAGTATtcaataaaatacataaaatttatCCATATAAATTTAATAGAGTAACTACAttcttgaaaataatagttacaTCCAAATTCTCAAAACAAATTACTCAAAAATAGAGTAAAGATACACTTTAGGGAAAATAAAACATGGAACTCTTACAACAACTATACTAGGAATGCTCCCATAACCtaactaaaacataaaaattgaacTCTTCACCAAATGCTTGCTCAAGAGTATCATTTAAGTCACCCTGCAGAGTCGAACAGATAAGCATACAAATTAGAACATGGATTAGAGCTTGAGaatgaataaagaaaaaatacaacatATAGCAAAGCAAATAAATCTTTTGTAATGAAATGGAAGTCAAGAAATTACCATCACATCGAAGGCTGAAAAAACTAATGTCGCAGCACCAGATGTTACGCAAACATAGCTTAGTGTGTACAACTGTTAATTCAAAGGAATGGTTGCAGCATCAGAAAAAATTAGGACGGATGTTTGGTTAGATAGTAAATTTCAACCAACAATGAGGTAAGATTTCATACCATTGCTTCAATCTAGAAAGATgatcctaaaatataaaaaagtgaaGAGGTGAGCAGAAGTTAAGGAGATTTGAAGCACCAGTTGGTTACTTTGAGTCACAGGTTTTACCCGAAAGTGTATTAGTACATGTCCGTAATGCAATCCGATGATTGTAGATAAAATAGCAGATATTAAGCTGCAGTTGCATATGATATCACTCTAAGGAACAACAAGTTATACATCGGTTGTAATTCATAATCATATTACAATCCTTAAAAGGAAGCCTTTCAAAATTGTATGCAAAAATTTCATGGCATGCTCTAACCAagcaatcaaacaaaagaagattGAATATGCGAGTCCTCAAAATTGTATGCAAAAATTTCATGATTAATTCCAAGCACCTCTCCGTCAATATATCCCACATTACAAGGAGCGTCAAGTTTATCTCTAACACCACAGGTTacctaaaattgaatgaaaacaaATTAGAGAGATttgaaaaagaggaaaaaaataatCCCACTTCATGTTTAAGAATGTGCAGAGAGAAAAATTAAGAGGCGTGAACCGGAAGCTTACAGTGAAAGTTGTGCCTTTATACATGTTGTATGGATTATGGACAGTGAAGTGCCAATCTGAAACATATATTTCATAAAGTAAAGCCAAGTAAACGGCAAGTATACACGCTGCTACCAGCCTGAAATTTTAATAAACAGAATGCTTAAAACAAGCAAATCATATTggtttttcaaccaaaaaatTGGTTTACTAATAGAAAAACTGATCTTAAAAGATACTATAAGAGAAAAAGCTTATACTATTACTATTAGATAGTTCAAGATGATGTcaatataatatgatatttttgttCTATTCTAACAACTTCAGTAGTTGCAGTGCAATCTCAACCCAGTATCATTTTCCACAATCTACAGGACACAAATTTCTTTTGCATCaaggaacaaagaaaagatCAATGTCAAAATGTAACTCTTAAAGAATGTTCATAGTACCTGgtgaaaatcatatatatattaaatcataTTACAATTCACAATCCAAATGTATACCAGATCATGAAACACAACACATCATTATACAATCAACAACTCTTGAAGCATTCAGAATATCATTAAAACGGTAAACAAACACTATATCAAAGTATTAACAGTTAATCAACCTGTATACTTATAAGAATTAAAGTTTCAGTAAAACCGTCTTCAGAGTCACATTGTACATCACGGCAACCAAATGCGTAGGATATCGTCTTTCAGTATTCCTTAAGTCCCTCGTATAAGCTTTTAGGAAAACAAGGAATTCCTACATTATtaggtaaaaaaatataagattcaGCATCATGAATTATGgagttttcaaaaagtataaAAGTAAAACATTAATGGTTTTAATGTCCAAAGAAAGAATATGGATAATGCAAGAAAAATTGAATGaaacaattgaaagaaaaaatatggaTACTCATAAACAGTAGCCACATCATCACAGTCTGAGGTAATGTACCTAATACCTATACTTAaatggcttcttcaaaaaaaaagtgtacctATACTTAAATGGCTTCTCAGTGacataaattcaaatttcaaaagttCCTCATAACCTTACCCTTAAAATCCCCCCTTGTTACTAACCAGTCCTAAAAGATCCTCACTAGCAGGAATACCAATAACTTCATTTTAAGAACAAATCAAGTAGCTCGCTTTCCCTTTGTTGAACACAACCACAAAATGGTGACTGGTAACTGTCTTCTACAAAATGATATACCTTAAAAAACCAATTTCACTCAACCATTTTAAGAAAAAACCAATTTCGAACATTGTaattatgaatatgactattgaATCCAGTAACATGAATCAAGcacatttttaatatatatgctTCAAATTAACTCCAAGCCATGTGAGTTCTTTGTACCAATCCAAATTTAAGTGATGCTTCCAAATTTACCATTAAGCAACACAAGGCAGATTCACGTGAAAGTAAATTGTCAAGCTAAGTAAGGATGAATTCTACAAGTAAGCAATGACCAATATACCATAACAATCAACCCTGAAATTGCTAAAatagacttttgaagaattgcAACGTTATTAATGTTCCAAATTCAAAATACTAGCGGAGGCATCTTCACAATATCAAAGCAGAACCCTAATTTCATCTAAGGGAATAAAAAAAACGGCGGTTaatgaaaccctaatttcatttATAAAGAGAAGCAGCGGAGACATTACTTGGAGAAGATGAAGCAGTGGCGGCATTGCCGGGACTGAGGCGCGAGAGGAAGATGAATCTGCTGCTCAACACCAACAAGATACGCTTTCTCTTCAAAAACCTAAAAACAAAACGAATCAAATCAAATCGAATCAAAGAAAgtgaaattaaaattgaaaattgagaagTATGATTTATGAACGTCTCTTCCGTTACGTCGTTTTATCAGAGAGAAGAAGCGGAGGTGGAGGTGGCGCTTCTTCGTTGTGTGGCGGTGGTTGAAACTCAATCGGAGAGTTTTGGTTTAGCGGTGAAACGGTGTTGTTGGAGGAAGATGAACACGCGAGAGGACGATCGATGAATCTAGGAAAGGAAATGAACACGCGagggatttgaattttgaaactcAGCCATATATTCAGGGGTTTGGTCATTTTCATtggtttttatattcaaaaaacAGCTTTAAAATACTTGAAAATTAATAGAGGGATTTGTGACGGAATTTGTCCTTGTATTCAAATCCCTCCCTAACGATTATTTGTTAGTTTTTGTGAGGGAATTTATGACGGATTTTTAGTGAGGGATATATTCCTTCACAAATTCCATCGCTAGActttaacatttttaatttatttaaaaatataagattCCGTCACAAATTCCATCACAAGTCGTGAGGGATATGTTTCCCTCACAAAATTCCGTCACTAAATTGTACTTTTTTAGTAGTGATTTAGAGAAACTAAACAACATGTGGAAAAGAAGATAGTTCAAAATTAAAAGGCTGGAGagataatataagaaaataaaattgaccaaaaaatGTTTACCTTGATCATTATTAGTCTTAGAAGTTCCTTCTATCTCAATACCCtgcttaaaatttaaaaggatGTTTATGTTTAAAGTATAATTCAATTCGTACATTCAAAATAGAGTCAAAAGAATACAAGGAAAATAAGAGGAATTGCCTTTTGTTTAGATGTAACTACTTACAATGGAAGACACAGTTGCAACTGCTGTTTTTTCTGATGTTGATCCCTCCAACTAATTTTATAGCGCGTAAAATGTAAATTAGTTGCAGCATATAATATTTAAgtagtattttaaataaaattgttttttcaatAGTTATTCTTAGCTTTATATGCAAAATGAGGTGGTGTGgtactatattatattatttacttGAGAAGATTGGACTGTAGTATCAGTTTCTCCAAGTGATTGTTCATTCTGCAACTCCTGTAATAAgatcaaaattattaaatacatGTATCACTAAGTAAGGGCTTAAACTATAAATTTGACATGGCTCCTGCAAATTACTTACTCCTGATTTTGTTGGTAGTATTGCTAAATCTGGaacattttcaacaaattcatgCTCTGTCTCTGGTAATTGTTTCATTTGAATCTGTACATACAATAAATAGCATGTTTGATTCAAAGACATGGTCATGgtgattattattaaaattatttgaatttgttggTAGTATTGCTAAATCTTCTACTTTTTGAGAAGGATCCCCTGAAAGTATATGAGAGAATTATTATGCCAATTTGAGCacaacaaattaattattatactaAGTAAGGGCTTAGTCTATAAATTTGACATGGTGCCTGCAAATTACTTACTCCTGATTTTGTTGGTAGTATTGCTAAATCTTCTACTTTTTGAGAAGGATCCCCTGAAAGTATATGAGAGAATTAGTATGCCAATTTGAGcacaacaaattaattaaaaataaaacatagatGCAATAAGAGATGTGATGTTAGGAAAAGGTTTAGATTTGGAAACAATTATTTCATCACCCTTAGAAAACATtatcatttatttaaagaatCTGAACATCATTTATTCAAAGAATGATGAGGTAACATTTATTTAGAGAATCTGAACAAATATATACCTTGATCAACTGGTAGTTCAAAATCTTCAGTGATTTTTGCACTTGGCAGTTGTTCAATCCCAGCattttcaacaatttcaacACTTGCTAACTTCGACTCGGTATCAAAATCTTTGGTGGATTCTGCACTTCGTTGTTGTTTAAATAGATCTCCCACTTTCTTATACAAATCAAAATCTATAGAAAAATACATTATGAACATCATTAGATAGATAagcattaattttaaaaaatcaaaatatctaCTACTTTCAATcgtaaattaaaatttaaagaagTCCAGGTGTGCCTAATCATTAGAATTTACCACTGTTATATAAAATTCAATTAGAGATGAATTTTAATCAGCCAAGAATGTAGTTAAGGACTAATTAAAAGCAATTGAAATCACATAAAggtaaaacaaaaatcacatatTTGTAAAATCAAACTGAGACATTGGATATATTGTGTACCTATGATGTAACGTATCTTTTCAATTTCTATGAAGGTGTTGGTTGTTGATGCTGAAGTCAGTTTGATTTGTTGACAATCCCGCACGAAGCGATTTTTTACAGCCTGGAATTGATTTCCCTGAGCACAACAGAGGCTTGGCAGCATAT from Trifolium pratense cultivar HEN17-A07 linkage group LG5, ARS_RC_1.1, whole genome shotgun sequence encodes:
- the LOC123883617 gene encoding uncharacterized protein LOC123883617 isoform X1, translated to MKMTKPLNIWLSFKIQIPRVFISFPRFIDRPLACSSSSNNTVSPLNQNSPIEFQPPPHNEEAPPPPPLLLSDKTTFLKRKRILLVLSSRFIFLSRLSPGNAATASSSPIVHTKLCLRNIWCCDISFFSLRCDG
- the LOC123883617 gene encoding uncharacterized protein LOC123883617 isoform X2 codes for the protein MKMTKPLNIWLSFKIQIPRVFISFPRFIDRPLACSSSSNNTVSPLNQNSPIEFQPPPHNEEAPPPPPLLLSDKTTFLKRKRILLVLSSRFIFLSRLSPGNAATASSSPRIPCFPKSLYEGLKEY